Proteins found in one Orcinus orca chromosome 11, mOrcOrc1.1, whole genome shotgun sequence genomic segment:
- the GPRC5D gene encoding LOW QUALITY PROTEIN: G-protein coupled receptor family C group 5 member D (The sequence of the model RefSeq protein was modified relative to this genomic sequence to represent the inferred CDS: inserted 3 bases in 2 codons; substituted 1 base at 1 genomic stop codon), whose translation MNEDCEESTGDCYFLCDTVGAWGIVLEFLASIGIAVMVLXTLAFLFLMRRVQDHSQWNVLPTQFLFLLGELGLLSLAFAFLIQLNEQTAPLRYFLFGVLFAVCFSCLLTHASNLVKLVWGQVSSSWTTILCIAIGVSLLQTIIATEYVTLIVTRGTMFMDMTPCQLNVDFAVLLVYVLFLLALTFFVSKATFCGPCEDWKRRGRLIFLTALISIIIWVVWISMLMRGNPXWDDPVLCIALVTHAWVFLLLYIIPELCFLERSCQQDCPLQGNACPLPAXERSFRAENQQLSRAQDSDGAEEEVAVTEYGTPILLQTVDPTQEDFIPWAKVSPQQDAEL comes from the exons ATGAATGAGGACTGCGAAGAGTCCACTGGGGACTGTTACTTCCTCTGTGACACCGTGGGAGCATGGGGCATTGTTCTGGAGTTCCTGGCATCAATTGGCATAGCAGTTATGGTTT CCACCCTGGCATTTCTCTTCCTCATGAGAAGGGTTCAAGACCACAGCCAGTGGAATGTCCTCCCCACCCAGTTCCTCTTCCTCCTGGGTGAGCTGGGGCTCCTCAGCCTTGCTTTTGCCTTCCTCATCCAGCTCAACGAGCAGACTGCCCCCCTCCGCTACTTTCTCTTTGGGGTCCTCTTTGCTGTCTGTTTCTCGTGCCTCTTGACTCATGCCTCCAACCTGGTGAAGCTGGTCTGGGGTCAAGTGTCCTCCTCTTGGACGACAATTCTGTGCATTGCTATTGGTGTCAGCCTGTTGCAGACGATCATCGCCACTGAGTATGTGACTCTCATCGTGACCAGAGGTACGATGTTTATGGATATGACACCCTGTCAACTCAACGTGGACTTCGCGGTCCTCCTGGTTTATGTGCTCTTCCTGCTGGCCCTCACGTTCTTCGTCTCCAAAGCCACCTTCTGTGGGCCGTGTGAGGATTGGAAGCGGCGCGGAAGGCTCATCTTCCTCACCGCACTCATCTCCATCATCATCTGGGTGGTGTGGATCTCCATGCTCATGAGAGGCAACCC ATGGGACGACCCTGTCCTCTGCATCGCCCTGGTCACCCATGCGTGGGTTTTCCTGCTGCTGTACATCATACCAGAGCTGTGCTTTCTCGAGAGATCGTGTCAGCAGGATTGCCCTCTGCAAGGCAATGCCTGCCCACTCCCAGCTTAGGAACGCAGCTTCAGAGCGGAGAATCAGCAGCTCTCAAGAG CCCAAGACAGTGATGGAGCTGAGGAGGAAGTAGCAGTAACTGAATATGGTACCCCCA TTCTTTTGCAGACTGTTGATCCCACACAGGAGGATTTCATCCCTTGGGCTAAAGTAAGCCCTCAGCAAGATGCAGAATTATAA